The proteins below are encoded in one region of Heliangelus exortis chromosome 22, bHelExo1.hap1, whole genome shotgun sequence:
- the NTMT1 gene encoding N-terminal Xaa-Pro-Lys N-methyltransferase 1, with product MTSEVVENELEFYSKAEKYWKDVPPTVDGMLGGYGHISSIDINSSRKFLQRFLREGPNRTGTTRALDCGAGIGRITKRLLLPLFKTVDMVDVTEDFLTKARSYLGEEGRRVRNYFCCGLQDFSPEPNSYDVIWIQWVIGHLTDNHLSDFLKRCRAGLRPNGIVVIKDNMAQEGVIMDDVDSSVCRDLDVVRKIIRRAGLHLLAEERQENFPDEIYHVYTFAMR from the exons ATGACCAGTGAAGTGGTGGAGAACGAGCTTGAGTTTTACTCCAAGGCAGAGAAGTACTGGAAGGATGTGCCCCCCACGGTGGATGGGATGCTGGGGGGCTACGGCCACATCTCCAGCATTGACATCAACAGCTCCAGGAAGTTCCTGCAGAGGTTTCTGCGG GAAGGTCCCAACAGGACAGGGACAACCCGTGCTCTGGATTGCGGGGCGGGCATCGGCCGGATCACcaagaggctgctgctgcctctcttcaAGACAGTGGACATGGTGGATGTGACAGAGGATTTCCTCACCAAGGCCAGGAGCTAcctgggggaggagggcaggcGGGTGCGTAACTACTTCTGCTGTGGCCTCCAGGACTTCAGCCCCGAGCCCAACTCCTACGATGTCATCTGGATCCAGTGGGTCATCG GACATCTCACTGACAATCACCTCTCCGACTTCCTGAAGCGGTGCCGCGCCGGCCTGCGGCCCAACGGCATCGTGGTCATCAAGGACAACATGGCCCAGGAGGGAGTCATCATGGATGATGTGGACAGCAGTGTCTGCAGGGACCTGGACGTGGTCAGGAAGATCATCCGTAGGGCTGGGCTGCACCTCCTGGCTGAGGAACGTCAGGAGAACTTCCCTGATGAGATCTACCACGTCTACACCTTTGCCATGAGATGA